The Anabrus simplex isolate iqAnaSimp1 chromosome 1, ASM4041472v1, whole genome shotgun sequence genome window below encodes:
- the LOC137496972 gene encoding PE-PGRS family protein PE_PGRS30-like isoform X1 gives MERLWWYLLPLLVAYHPQEDIEVIPYMPHPWSGGELALECGKAAAASLIAADIKFKRIVHAGDSTSGGGGLVDVGVNAAVLSDNGAKNSNGGGNTGLVNVLADVNVLNSGGGGGRPGRSCRCYVCGYFGRRSGGGLITLEILINIISQGGGDNEFTCYCTDSIMPGSGGSGGNGSLLTVVLLLRILGGGGGRGGGRGFIWCDPAKGGRGIIGDNGNSLLDLGLDVHALGLANVGANVGVGGTGGGGVGGVGGVGGNCKVVCKQNQGVIGGGVGGVTYQGGVGIPGGGIHSPYLGGGGIPDGGIHVPHPGGTGIPGGGIHAPHSGGTGIAGGGIHPVGCGCNSCKHHGPGHAPYGDYHGFCGCDDNYCNDHDKHVNLDLFQPDHPYDYVVNHVFNIFTYPSKGHKKVKLIKHVRCKSGSDCSKRSAYYPKHSYEDHSDIHDGLHPVLYDTHQAKY, from the coding sequence GAGGACATCGAGGTCATCCCCTACATGCCACACCCATGGAGTGGAGGTGAACTAGCTCTAGAGTGCGGAAAGGCAGCTGCAGCATCTCTTATTGCAGCAGATATCAAATTCAAGAGAATTGTACATGCTGGTGATTCTACTTCCGGAGGCGGAGGTCTTGTAGATGTGGGTGTCAACGCCGCAGTTCTTAGTGATAATGGTGCTAAAAACAGCAACGGTGGAGGTAATACAGGACTCGTGAACGTACTAGCTGATGTCAATGTTCTAAATAGTGGCGGCGGGGGAGGAAGACCAGGACGCTCATGTAGGTGCTACGTGTGCGGTTATTTCGGTAGAAGAAGTGGAGGCGGTCTAATTACTCTTGAAATACTAATAAATATAATCAGTCAGGGAGGTGGTGATAACGAATTCACTTGTTACTGCACCGACTCTATTATGCCGGGCAGTGGTGGCTCGGGTGGAAATGGTAGTCTACTGACCGTTGTTTTGTTACTGAGAATCCTTGGCGGAGGAGGTGGACGAGGAGGTGGGCGTGGATTCATTTGGTGCGATCCTGCTAAAGGGGGTAGAGGTATAATTGGTGACAATGGAAACTCTCTTCTTGATCTTGGTCTTGACGTGCATGCACTAGGTCTAGCCAATGTGGGGGCTAACGTAGGTGTTGGAGGAACTGGTGGGGGTGGCGTCGGTGGCGTCGGTGGCGTCGGTGGAAACTGTAAAGTCGTGTGTAAACAGAACCAGGGTGTAATCGGCGGAGGTGTTGGTGGAGTCACTTATCAGGGAGGTGTTGGCATACCTGGTGGCGGTATTCATTCACCATATCTTGGAGGTGGTGGCATACCTGATGGGGGTATTCATGTACCACATCCCGGAGGTACTGGCATACCTGGTGGCGGTATTCATGCACCACATTCCGGAGGTACTGGCATAGCTGGTGGCGGTATTCATCCAGTAGGCTGCGGATGCAACAGTTGCAAGCACCATGGGCCAGGTCATGCTCCATATGGCGATTACCATGGCTTCTGTGGTTGCGATGATAATTACTGCAATGATCACGACAAACACGTCAACCTGGACTTATTCCAGCCAGATCATCCTTACGACTATGTCGTGAACCATGTATTTAATATCTTTACTTACCCGTCCAAAGGCCACAAGAAGGTGAAGTTAATTAAGCATGTGCGGTGCAAGTCAGGCTCGGACTGCTCTAAACGCAGCGCCTATTATCCCAAACATTCATACGAAGATCATTCTGATATTCATGATGGACTACACCCCGTCCTCTACGACACCCACCAAGCGAAATATTAG
- the LOC137496972 gene encoding PE-PGRS family protein PE_PGRS30-like isoform X2, whose amino-acid sequence MPHPWSGGELALECGKAAAASLIAADIKFKRIVHAGDSTSGGGGLVDVGVNAAVLSDNGAKNSNGGGNTGLVNVLADVNVLNSGGGGGRPGRSCRCYVCGYFGRRSGGGLITLEILINIISQGGGDNEFTCYCTDSIMPGSGGSGGNGSLLTVVLLLRILGGGGGRGGGRGFIWCDPAKGGRGIIGDNGNSLLDLGLDVHALGLANVGANVGVGGTGGGGVGGVGGVGGNCKVVCKQNQGVIGGGVGGVTYQGGVGIPGGGIHSPYLGGGGIPDGGIHVPHPGGTGIPGGGIHAPHSGGTGIAGGGIHPVGCGCNSCKHHGPGHAPYGDYHGFCGCDDNYCNDHDKHVNLDLFQPDHPYDYVVNHVFNIFTYPSKGHKKVKLIKHVRCKSGSDCSKRSAYYPKHSYEDHSDIHDGLHPVLYDTHQAKY is encoded by the coding sequence ATGCCACACCCATGGAGTGGAGGTGAACTAGCTCTAGAGTGCGGAAAGGCAGCTGCAGCATCTCTTATTGCAGCAGATATCAAATTCAAGAGAATTGTACATGCTGGTGATTCTACTTCCGGAGGCGGAGGTCTTGTAGATGTGGGTGTCAACGCCGCAGTTCTTAGTGATAATGGTGCTAAAAACAGCAACGGTGGAGGTAATACAGGACTCGTGAACGTACTAGCTGATGTCAATGTTCTAAATAGTGGCGGCGGGGGAGGAAGACCAGGACGCTCATGTAGGTGCTACGTGTGCGGTTATTTCGGTAGAAGAAGTGGAGGCGGTCTAATTACTCTTGAAATACTAATAAATATAATCAGTCAGGGAGGTGGTGATAACGAATTCACTTGTTACTGCACCGACTCTATTATGCCGGGCAGTGGTGGCTCGGGTGGAAATGGTAGTCTACTGACCGTTGTTTTGTTACTGAGAATCCTTGGCGGAGGAGGTGGACGAGGAGGTGGGCGTGGATTCATTTGGTGCGATCCTGCTAAAGGGGGTAGAGGTATAATTGGTGACAATGGAAACTCTCTTCTTGATCTTGGTCTTGACGTGCATGCACTAGGTCTAGCCAATGTGGGGGCTAACGTAGGTGTTGGAGGAACTGGTGGGGGTGGCGTCGGTGGCGTCGGTGGCGTCGGTGGAAACTGTAAAGTCGTGTGTAAACAGAACCAGGGTGTAATCGGCGGAGGTGTTGGTGGAGTCACTTATCAGGGAGGTGTTGGCATACCTGGTGGCGGTATTCATTCACCATATCTTGGAGGTGGTGGCATACCTGATGGGGGTATTCATGTACCACATCCCGGAGGTACTGGCATACCTGGTGGCGGTATTCATGCACCACATTCCGGAGGTACTGGCATAGCTGGTGGCGGTATTCATCCAGTAGGCTGCGGATGCAACAGTTGCAAGCACCATGGGCCAGGTCATGCTCCATATGGCGATTACCATGGCTTCTGTGGTTGCGATGATAATTACTGCAATGATCACGACAAACACGTCAACCTGGACTTATTCCAGCCAGATCATCCTTACGACTATGTCGTGAACCATGTATTTAATATCTTTACTTACCCGTCCAAAGGCCACAAGAAGGTGAAGTTAATTAAGCATGTGCGGTGCAAGTCAGGCTCGGACTGCTCTAAACGCAGCGCCTATTATCCCAAACATTCATACGAAGATCATTCTGATATTCATGATGGACTACACCCCGTCCTCTACGACACCCACCAAGCGAAATATTAG